A genome region from Streptomyces xanthophaeus includes the following:
- a CDS encoding SHOCT domain-containing protein yields the protein MDDYPLLNIFWTMLYLFLWIMWFFLLFKIITDIFRDHSLGGWGKAGWLIFVLLLPFLGVFVYLIARGRSMGERDLKQVQENEAAFRDYVQKTAGSGGSADELHKLSALKDKGDITQEEFDRAKAKLLA from the coding sequence ATGGACGACTATCCGCTTCTCAACATCTTCTGGACGATGCTGTACCTGTTCCTGTGGATCATGTGGTTCTTCCTGCTCTTCAAGATCATCACGGATATCTTCCGTGACCACAGCCTCGGCGGCTGGGGGAAGGCGGGATGGCTGATCTTCGTACTCCTGCTGCCCTTCCTGGGCGTGTTCGTCTACCTCATCGCACGGGGCAGGAGCATGGGCGAGCGGGACCTGAAGCAGGTCCAGGAGAACGAGGCCGCCTTCCGGGACTACGTCCAGAAGACGGCGGGCTCCGGCGGCAGCGCGGACGAGCTGCACAAGCTCTCCGCGCTCAAGGACAAGGGCGACATCACGCAGGAGGAGTTCGACCGCGCCAAGGCCAAGCTCCTGGCCTGA
- a CDS encoding NUDIX domain-containing protein has protein sequence MTTADDYATYIASLPRVLAGAAALFRDAEGRVLLVEPNYREGWALPGGTIESDQGESPRTAARRESAEEIGLDLPLGRLLAVDWVLGPGRPPVVAYIYDGGVLDEAQLASVTLQEEELISWRLVEPAELTAYLPESLGLRVQEAYRIVQSGEGTAELENGRRPVTS, from the coding sequence GTGACCACCGCAGATGACTACGCCACGTACATCGCGAGCCTGCCCCGGGTGCTGGCCGGCGCGGCCGCCCTCTTCCGGGACGCCGAAGGCCGGGTCCTGCTCGTCGAGCCCAACTACCGCGAGGGCTGGGCCCTGCCGGGCGGCACCATCGAATCGGACCAGGGCGAGTCGCCGCGCACCGCGGCCCGGCGCGAGAGCGCCGAGGAGATCGGCCTCGACCTCCCCCTCGGCCGTCTTCTCGCCGTCGACTGGGTGCTGGGCCCCGGCCGCCCGCCGGTGGTCGCCTACATCTACGACGGCGGCGTACTCGACGAGGCCCAGCTCGCCTCCGTCACGCTGCAGGAGGAGGAGCTGATCTCCTGGCGGCTGGTCGAGCCCGCCGAACTCACCGCATACCTGCCCGAATCGCTCGGACTGCGCGTCCAAGAGGCGTACCGGATCGTGCAGTCGGGCGAGGGCACCGCGGAGCTGGAGAACGGCCGGCGCCCGGTCACCTCGTGA
- a CDS encoding glycosyltransferase family 2 protein: MQNAAAPARDAADRSAPVLSVVIPIYNEQEALPLTVARLRPILDGMGISYEVVGIDDGSTDATPMIMQKIRQEWPELRIVRFARNSGHQAALTAGIHRAYGAYVVSIDADLQDPPEKIVEMYELAREKNLDIVYGVRGDRGTDTFFKRRTAGVYYWLMRKLVGKNMPNQAGDFRLLSRAAVDALKSLPEHQPVYRLLVPWLGFSSGEVVYVREERVAGSTHYPLSKMVRLALDSITNFSASPLRLATWLGLLSFLVCFCLAIYTTLQYAFGSTVPGWSSLFIGMLFIGGVQLICVGLLGEYIGRIYSAVQARPAYFVGYDSAEDTGAADRDQRVSEYAA, encoded by the coding sequence ATGCAGAACGCAGCAGCCCCGGCACGCGACGCAGCCGACCGGTCGGCACCCGTGCTGTCCGTCGTGATCCCGATCTACAACGAGCAGGAGGCCCTGCCCCTGACCGTGGCGCGCCTGCGCCCGATCCTGGACGGCATGGGGATCAGCTACGAGGTGGTCGGCATCGACGACGGCAGCACCGATGCCACTCCGATGATCATGCAGAAGATCCGCCAGGAGTGGCCCGAGCTGCGCATCGTGCGCTTCGCCCGCAACTCCGGGCACCAGGCCGCGCTGACCGCGGGCATCCACCGGGCCTACGGCGCGTACGTCGTGAGCATCGACGCCGACCTCCAGGACCCGCCGGAGAAGATCGTCGAGATGTACGAGCTGGCCCGCGAGAAGAACCTGGACATCGTCTACGGCGTCCGCGGGGACCGCGGCACCGACACCTTCTTCAAGCGGCGCACGGCCGGCGTCTACTACTGGCTGATGCGCAAGCTCGTCGGCAAGAACATGCCCAACCAGGCCGGCGACTTCCGCCTGCTCAGCCGGGCCGCCGTCGACGCGCTCAAGTCCCTGCCCGAGCACCAGCCGGTCTACCGGCTGCTCGTGCCGTGGCTCGGCTTCAGCAGCGGTGAGGTCGTCTACGTCCGCGAGGAGCGGGTCGCCGGCAGCACCCACTACCCGCTGTCCAAGATGGTCCGCCTGGCCCTCGACAGCATCACGAACTTCTCCGCCAGCCCGCTGCGGCTCGCCACCTGGCTCGGCCTGCTGAGCTTCCTCGTCTGCTTCTGCCTGGCGATCTACACGACGCTCCAGTACGCGTTCGGCTCGACCGTGCCCGGCTGGTCGTCGCTGTTCATCGGCATGCTCTTCATCGGCGGTGTCCAGCTCATCTGTGTGGGCCTGCTCGGCGAGTACATAGGCCGGATCTACTCGGCCGTCCAGGCCCGGCCCGCCTACTTCGTCGGCTACGACTCCGCCGAGGACACCGGGGCCGCCGACCGCGACCAGCGGGTCTCCGAGTACGCGGCCTGA